In Zingiber officinale cultivar Zhangliang chromosome 8B, Zo_v1.1, whole genome shotgun sequence, a single genomic region encodes these proteins:
- the LOC122015940 gene encoding polygalacturonase-like produces the protein MAKLTNFSPLFLLLFLCARSSAAGNYNVLTFGAKPGSGDAAGAFLKAWSAACSSSAPSTIYVPTGNFLVSQARFDGPCRSPSIKFSIDGTLVAPSEYTGSSGASGHWIAFSNVDGVSISGGRLDGRGALLWACKSAGRSCPAGASSLTFTSSKNIAVDGLTSIDSKLFHIVILQCQNVRLRNVNIHASGSSPNTDGIHVQMSTDVDVVRANIRTGDDCISVGPGSAHLWIERVSCGPGHGISIGSLGRGQGLHEESVRNVTVKTVQFSGTQNGVRIKTWGSNIPGHVRQVVFQDVLMRNVQNPIIIDQNYCPENRGCPGHNSAIKIDQVQYLNIRGTSATPVAVKFDCSRRNPCSGIRLQGIKLSYQSRQAQSSCKFANGVASGLIAPPSCL, from the exons ATGGCGAAGCTCACGAACTTcagccctctcttcctcctcctcttcctctgtgCTCGATCAAGCGCAGCTGGCAACTACAATGTGCTCACCTTCGGGGCAAAGCCTGGCTCCGGAGACGCTGCCGGAGCTTTCCTCAAGGCCTGGTCCGCCGCCTGCAGCTCTTCTGCTCCTTCGACCATCTACGTGCCCACGGGGAACTTCTTGGTGAGCCAGGCACGCTTCGACGGCCCGTGCCGGAGTCCCTCCATCAAGTTCTCCATCGACGGAACCCTCGTCGCGCCGTCGGAGTATACCGGCTCCTCAGGTGCATCCGGCCATTGGATTGCTTTCAGCAACGTCGACGGAGTTTCCATCAGCGGCGGCCGTCTCGACGGCCGCGGCGCCCTGTTGTGGGCCTGCAAATCGGCTGGCCGGAGCTGCCCCGCCGGCGCATCT TCGTTGACTTTTACCAGCTCCAAGAACATCGCCGTCGATGGCTTGACGTCGATCGACAGCAAGCTTTTCCACATCGTGATCCTTCAGTGCCAAAACGTCAGGTTGCGAAACGTCAACATCCACGCGTCCGGGAGCAGCCCAAACACCGACGGCATCCACGTCCAGATGTCAACCGACGTCGACGTCGTCCGCGCCAACATCAGGACCGGCGACGACTGCATCTCCGTCGGCCCCGGATCCGCCCACCTCTGGATCGAGCGCGTCTCCTGCGGCCCCGGCCATGGCATAAG CATCGGGAGTCTGGGAAGGGGCCAGGGCTTGCACGAAGAGAGCGTGAGGAACGTGACAGTTAAAACGGTTCAGTTCTCCGGCACGCAAAACGGAGTGAGGATCAAGACTTGGGGATCAAACATTCCCGGCCATGTCCGGCAAGTCGTCTTCCAGGATGTGCTGATGAGAAATGTGCAAAACCCGATCATAATCGACCAGAATTACTGCCCCGAGAACAGAGGCTGCCCCGGCCACAACTCGGCTATAAAGATTGACCAAGTACAGTACCTGAACATTCGAGGGACGTCGGCCACGCCGGTGGCGGTGAAGTTCGACTGCAGCCGGAGAAACCCATGCAGTGGAATCAGATTACAGGGCATAAAGCTGAGCTATCAAAGTAGACAGGCACAGTCCTCCTGCAAGTTCGCAAATGGGGTGGCTTCTGGATTGATTGCACCACCAAGCTGCCTGTGA
- the LOC122016455 gene encoding cytochrome P450 71A1-like, producing the protein MILNTRHSLLFISTITMAIFYALLFFLLPLSFLLLRSKQLISGRTNLPPSPPRLPFIGNLHQLGPLLHQSLAALSRLHGPVILLHLGHVPTLVVSSPDAACHVLRHQDLVCAGRPAITASKILLDGDIAFAPYGDYWRELRKICTVHLLSSKRVQSYSLAREEEVAAMVVAIATQASTTINLSEIIYSFTNDVICRVVSGKFKIAEGRSRVFAELINENSELLVAVYLGDYFRWLGWVDGLLGYVTRVRKLRKRWEELLDQVIKEHADRASSNIDGHDEKEKEKEKNFMDVLMSLQDKNEFVLEPANLKSLLIDVFGGGTETSYITLEWAMVELVRNPLVMQKLQEEVRRIANRKSLVKEEDLHQMTYLLAVIKEVLRLHPPAPLILPRETLNDCIIQGYNIPKKTRILVNAWAIGRDPKQWDEPEEFRPERFLDGTVDFNRTDFRYIPFRSGRRVCPGLQFTIVSLELALANLVHQFDWELPDGMEKEEFHTREAPGIAAQREGQLHLVAKPWIDCLEE; encoded by the exons ATGATATTAAATACGAGGCATTCTCTCCTTTTCATCAGCACAATTACTATGGCTATCTTCTAcgctcttctcttcttccttcttcccctctCGTTTCTCCTGCTGCGATCCAAACAATTGATCTCCGGACGTACCAACCTTCCCCCCTCACCTCCAAGGCTTCCTTTCATCGGCAACCTCCACCAGCTCGGTCCCCTCCTCCACCAGTCCCTCGCCGCCCTCTCCCGCCTCCACGGCCCCGTCATACTCCTGCACCTCGGCCACGTCCCCACCCTCGTCGTATCCTCCCCTGACGCCGCTTGCCACGTCCTCCGCCACCAGGACCTCGTATGCGCCGGACGTCCTGCCATCACGGCGTCCAAGATCCTCCTCGACGGCGACATAGCCTTTGCCCCCTACGGAGATTACTGGCGGGAGCTCCGCAAGATCTGCACCGTCCACTTGCTGAGCTCCAAGCGGGTGCAGTCCTACAGCCTCGCAAGGGAGGAGGAGGTGGCAGCCATGGTGGTGGCCATAGCGACGCAGGCCTCGACCACCATAAATCTATCCGAAATCATATATTCCTTCACCAACGACGTGATCTGCCGAGTGGTTTCCGGAAAATTCAAGATAGCAGAAGGGCGGAGCCGAGTTTTCGCAGAGTTGATCAACGAGAACTCAGAGCTGCTGGTGGCAGTGTACCTCGGGGACTACTTCCGGTGGCTGGGGTGGGTGGATGGGTTGCTTGGTTACGTGACGAGGGTGAGGAAGCTCAGGAAGAGGTGGGAGGAGCTGTTGGATCAGGTGATCAAGGAGCATGCGGATCGAGCGTCGTCAAATATAGACGGTCACgatgagaaggagaaggagaaggagaagaacttcATGGACGTTTTGATGTCGCTGCAGGACAAGAACGAGTTTGTCCTCGAGCCAGCAAACCTCAAGTCGCTTCTCATA GATGTTTTCGGAGGTGGAACAGAGACATCTTACATTACTTTAGAATGGGCCATGGTCGAGCTCGTTCGCAATCCTCTCGTCATGCAGAAATTGCAAGAGGAAGTGAGAAGGATAGCGAACAGAAAGAGCCTTGTCAAAGAGGAAGACCTCCACCAAATGACCTACCTGCTGGCCGTCATCAAAGAGGTCCTTCGGTTGCACCCCCCAGCTCCATTAATACTGCCGCGAGAAACTTTGAATGACTGCATCATTCAAGGCTACAACATACCCAAGAAGACGAGAATCTTAGTGAATGCGTGGGCGATTGGTAGAGATCCAAAGCAGTGGGATGAGCCTGAGGAGTTTAGGCCGGAGAGGTTCTTGGATGGGACGGTGGACTTCAACAGAACTGATTTCCGGTACATACCCTTCAGATCGGGACGAAGAGTTTGCCCAGGACTGCAATTCACCATTGTTTCATTGGAGCTTGCACTGGCGAACCTGGTGCATCAGTTTGATTGGGAGCTGCCTGATGGTATGGAGAAGGAGGAGTTCCACACGAGGGAAGCTCCTGGAATAGCAGCGCAACGAGAAGGGCAACTTCATCTTGTTGCCAAACCATGGATTGATTGCTTAGAAGAGTAG